The genomic stretch CAGCGGTGCGAGACCTGGGGATTGACTGGGAGACATGGGTGAACGCGTAACGTTGTTCAAGCGTGCAATGACGTAGGTAGCGAGGTTCGCTGACGGCAACTCGGTCGGACCGCTCATTGTCGAAAGTCCGTCCGGCAGTCCCAATCCTCGACCGAGGTGCGACGCCTCTCACATCTATTGCTCGTCTATTGCTCGTCGAGATTCTGCGCCCGCTGGAGATGATCGCCCTCCTATTTGACCCTCGGGTCGGCACCCCTATATACAACAGCATCGGCGGGCGTACCATTGGACGCGGGGCTCGGGCACCGAGCTGCGAAAGGAGAGGCATGTGGCAGCGGCCGACCAGGCGAGCACGCGGGTCCTGCGCATGGGCATCGCGGGGCTCGGGATCGCGAGCACCCAGATCCTCCCGGCCTTCGCCGGCCGGCCGCATCTCCAGGTCGCGGCGGCCGCCGACATCCGGCCCGAAGCCCTGAAGAAGTTCGCGCAGGAGTTCGAGGCGGAGACCTACACCAGCGTGGCCGAGATGTGCGCCAGCCCGAACGTTGACGCGGTCTACGTCTGCAGCCCCAACCACTTGCATTGCGAGCACGTGGTCGCCGCCGCTAAGCACGGCAAGCACGTCATCGTCGAGAAGCCGATGGGGCTCGACCTCGCCGAGTGCGAGCGGATGAACTCTGCAGCGGAGCGGAACGGCGTCCGCCTGCTCTGCGGCCACACCCACAGCTTCGACGCGCCGATTCAGAAGATTCAGCAGATCGTCCAGGGCGGGGATCTCGGTAAGCTCCGCATGATCAACACGTGGAACTTCAACGAGTTCATGTACCGTCCCCGGATGCCGCACGAGCTGGACCCCAAGGTCGGCGGCAACGTGGTGTTCAATCAAGGCCCGCACATGGTGGATGTCGTCCGGCTCATCGGCGGCGGGATGGTCCGCAGCGTGCGGGCGATGACCGGCAACTGGGACGCGGACCGAAAGACGGACGGGGCGTGGTGCGCCTATCTCGAGTTCGAGGATGGCACGCCCGCCACGCTCGTCTACAACGGGTACGGCCACTTCGATACGGCGGAATTCTTCTGGTGGGTGGGTGAAGGTGGACAGCCTCGGTCGCCGGAGACGAATCTCCGGGTGCGCCGCGCGCTGAAAGAATCTGGCGACGAGACGCTCCTCAAGGAGTCACAGCGTTACGGCGGTTCGCGCACCCAGGGCCGGGAAGAGGGTGGTGGCGAGCGCCACCAGCCGTTCTTCGGGCTTACCATCGTGAGCTGCGAGCACGGAGACATTCGGCAGTCGCAAGATGGCCTGATCATCTATGGCGACGAGAAGAGATGGGAGGAGCCTGTTCCCCTCGGAGCGCACGGCCGCGCCGCGGAGCTGGATGAGCTGTACGACGCCGTCGTCAATGGCAGGCCCGTGCGTCACGATGGACGCTGGGGCGAAGCCACGCTCGAAGTCGTGTTGGGCATCATGGAGTCGGCGCGCCGGCGCGCCGAAGTCTTCATGTCCCACCAGGTTCCGACCCCGCATTGAACGTCAAAGGGCATCGCGAGCGGCGAGAGGAGGCGCACCGTGGCCGTGGCGGCAAAGCAGCGCGTGCAATATCGAGACCTACGCGAGTACCTAGACCTCCTGGAGGAGGCCGGGCTCCTCACCCGGGTCACGGGCGAGGTTGACCTGAAGCACGAGATCGGGGCGCTCTGCACCTACGGAATGGAGCACGGCGGTCCAGGCCTCATCTTTGAGAACGTAAAGGGCTACAAGGGCAAGCTGCTTGTCAGCAACATCATCTACAGCGTGGAGCAGCTCGCCCTCGCATTCAATACCGAGCCCGACGCCGAAAAGATCTACTCGATCATCGTCGAGGGTCACAAGAATCGCATCCCGTCGGTGGTGCTGGACTCGGGCCCGTGCAAAGAGGAGAAATTCTTCGGCGACGACGTGAATCTGCTGGAGATGCCAACGCCCTGGTGGCACGAGCTCGATGGCGGCCAGTACATCGGGACGGCCGCCGGCGTGATCGACCGCGATCCAGACACCGGCATCCTCAACATGGGCACCTACCGCGCGATGATCGTCGATAAGAACACGCTGACCATCTGCGGGCAGCTCAGCCCGCGAGTCCTCAAGAACGAGGCGCGCGGTCAGGCGACGAAGCTGGCGATCGCCATCGGCATGGATCCCCTGCTGACCCTCGCCTCTGGCAGCCCGGTGGCCGTCGACGAGAACGGCTATATGGAGTACGAGGCCGCGGGCGCATGGCGCGGCGCGCCGACGGAGCTGGTCAAGTGCGAGACGAGCGATCTCCTCGTTCCCGCGAACGCCGAGTACATCATCGAGGGGGAGCTTCGGCCGGGCGAGCGCCACGTCGAAGGGCCGCACGGCGAGGCCGGCGGATTCTACGGCCAGAACGAGCAGGCGTTCCTGATCCACGTCGACTGCGTGACCCATCGCCGCAATCCCGTGAACTACGGCATCATCTGCCTGCTGGAAGAGGACTACCCGCGCTGGCTCTTTCGCTCCGGGGCGTTCCAGGATCGGCTTCGGCGCGATGCGCCGGACCTTCCGGTCAAGCGCGCGTATCTCCCGGAGCTCGGCGGCCGGGGCTGGGGCGGCATCATCGTCGCGGCCGATATCCAGGATCCGAGCGACGCCCGGCGCATCGTCGACGCTTGCTGGCGAATCACTCCCAACCGCTGGGTGATCGTCGTCGACGACGATTGCGACGTGCGGAACTGGAACGAAGTCATGTGGCGGGTCGTCACGGCGGTTCGACCCCGAGAAGACGTCTTCACCGGGAAGGCGGTCCACGACACGTTGATGAACGGGCAGCGGTCGCGCGCCGAAGAGTACGACATCGATAGCCAGATCCCCGACCCGACGGGGCTCAACGCTTCGTTCAAGTTCAAGTTCAAGAACCTGGCCCCCATCAACAAGGTGAGCAGCGGCTTGATGAGCAAGGCTGCCGCCCGGTGGCGCGAGCTGGGGCTGCCATGACGCGGCAAACGACCCCGTACGTGGAGGTGTCACCATGCTGACCCAGGAGCAAAACGAGCTGCTGACGCGCACCGGTCCTGGCACGCCGGGCGGCGACCTGCTGCGGCGATACTGGCAGCCGGCCGCCCTCTCCGAGGAGCTGCCGGCGGGCGGAGCGCCGGTACCCATTCGCCTGCTGGGTGAGGACCTCGTTCTGTTTCGTGAGTCTTCGACCGACTCGGGCCAGCCCGGACGGCCTGGGCTTCTCGGCCTGCACTGTCCCCACCGCGGTGCGGATCTGAGCTACGGTCGCCTGGAGGATGGCGGGATTCGCTGCATCTATCACGGCTGGCTGTTTGACGTGAACGGCAAGTGCCTGGAGCAGCCCGGCGAGCCCGCGGGCTCGACGTTCCACGAGCGGATTCGCCAGACGTCGTACCCCTGCCACGAGGCCGGGGGGATGATCTTCGCGTACCTCGGGCCGGGCGAGCCGCCCCTGTTCCCCAGCTACGAGTTTCTCCACGTTCCGGAGGGCAATCGCTACGTCACCAAGACGGTCTACGAGTGCAACTATCTCCAGGGAAACGAGGGCAACATCGACCCCGCGCACCTCTCGTTCCTCCACCGGTTCCTTCGGGAGGACCCGAACACCGCCCGCCCCGCGACCCTCAGCACGAACGGTAACGTTTCATCCAACGAGCTGTTCGGCCGCGATCCGGCGCCGACCATCGAGATCGAGCAGACGGACTTCGGGATCAGAATCTTCGCGCTGCGCGACGCGGGAGACGACGACCGCTACGTGCGTGTGTCCAACTTCATCTATCCGAACCTCTCCGCCTTCGCGGGCGGCGGGCGCGGCGACGGATACGGGGTGAACTGGCACGTGCCCATCGACGACGAGCGGCACTGGAAGTACATGATCAACTTCAATCGGAAGCAGCCGCTCGACGGCGCGGAAGCGCGCCGCGGGATCGGGATCGAGATCGGCCCGGACTACCGTCTCCGACGCAGCCGCGAGAACCGGTACCTGCAGGACCGGGAGGAAATGAAGACGCGCAGCTTCATCGGCCTGGGGAGCTTCTTCCACGTTCACGACGCCATGGCGACGGAAGGGCCCGGCAGGATCCAGGACCGCACGCAGGAGCACACGGGCTACACGGACAAGGCGATCGTGATGCAGCGGCTCTTGCTCCTCAAGGCGATCAACGACGTGCAGGAGGGCCGTGACCCGCCCCACGTGATTCGCACGCAGGGGGCGAACAATCTTGGACACATCGGAGCCGTCGACGTCGTGGTTCCGAACTCCGAGGACTGGCGAAGCATCTGGAAGCGGTACCTCCCATACGATCAGTGACGGGTCTGGCGCTGATGAGGGTCCGTCTCCCACTTCGCCTGGGACTCGCGGCGTGCGCGGTTGCGGCGGCAGCGTGCACCGCCCCGGGGACGAGCCAGCCCAGCGCTCCGCGCGGACCGGAGGCGGCGACGAGGTCTGGCGGCAGCCGAACGATGACCATGATCGTGCGCTACGAGGTGACCGACCTCGCCGCGAAGATCCCTGGAAGCAGCAGCCCCGTCGTAACGAAGCGGCTCTTCAACGCCGATCTTGCCCTCATCGATGGCCAGGGACGACCGCGGCCGGATTTGGCGGCGGACCTGCCGCGTCTCAACACCGACGCGTGGCGGTTGTATCCCGACGGTCGGATGGAGACGACCTACCGGCTCCGTCCGAGCCTGACGTGGCACGACGGGCAGCCGCTGACCGCGAACGATTTCGTGTTTGCCGCGCGGGTCTATCAGAATCCTTCCTTCGGCATCTTCACGCCCCAGCCGCAGGACCGCATCGGCCAGGTGCTGGCGCCCGATCCCCAGACCCTCGTCATTCAGTGGAATGCCGCGTACCCGGGCGCCGGCGCCCTCATCTTTGGCGACCTGGACCCGCTTCCGCGGCACATCCTCGAAGGGCCATTGGCCGCAGTCGAAGACGGATCCGCCGCCCCGGACACGTTCGTGAACCTACCCTTCTGGACGACTGACTACGTGGGCGCTGGCCCGTACCGGCTCGAGCGCTGGACGCCGGGCGCGCAGTTCGACGCGGCGGCGTTCGACGGCTACG from Chloroflexota bacterium encodes the following:
- a CDS encoding Gfo/Idh/MocA family oxidoreductase yields the protein MAAADQASTRVLRMGIAGLGIASTQILPAFAGRPHLQVAAAADIRPEALKKFAQEFEAETYTSVAEMCASPNVDAVYVCSPNHLHCEHVVAAAKHGKHVIVEKPMGLDLAECERMNSAAERNGVRLLCGHTHSFDAPIQKIQQIVQGGDLGKLRMINTWNFNEFMYRPRMPHELDPKVGGNVVFNQGPHMVDVVRLIGGGMVRSVRAMTGNWDADRKTDGAWCAYLEFEDGTPATLVYNGYGHFDTAEFFWWVGEGGQPRSPETNLRVRRALKESGDETLLKESQRYGGSRTQGREEGGGERHQPFFGLTIVSCEHGDIRQSQDGLIIYGDEKRWEEPVPLGAHGRAAELDELYDAVVNGRPVRHDGRWGEATLEVVLGIMESARRRAEVFMSHQVPTPH
- a CDS encoding Rieske 2Fe-2S domain-containing protein is translated as MLTQEQNELLTRTGPGTPGGDLLRRYWQPAALSEELPAGGAPVPIRLLGEDLVLFRESSTDSGQPGRPGLLGLHCPHRGADLSYGRLEDGGIRCIYHGWLFDVNGKCLEQPGEPAGSTFHERIRQTSYPCHEAGGMIFAYLGPGEPPLFPSYEFLHVPEGNRYVTKTVYECNYLQGNEGNIDPAHLSFLHRFLREDPNTARPATLSTNGNVSSNELFGRDPAPTIEIEQTDFGIRIFALRDAGDDDRYVRVSNFIYPNLSAFAGGGRGDGYGVNWHVPIDDERHWKYMINFNRKQPLDGAEARRGIGIEIGPDYRLRRSRENRYLQDREEMKTRSFIGLGSFFHVHDAMATEGPGRIQDRTQEHTGYTDKAIVMQRLLLLKAINDVQEGRDPPHVIRTQGANNLGHIGAVDVVVPNSEDWRSIWKRYLPYDQ
- a CDS encoding UbiD family decarboxylase produces the protein MAVAAKQRVQYRDLREYLDLLEEAGLLTRVTGEVDLKHEIGALCTYGMEHGGPGLIFENVKGYKGKLLVSNIIYSVEQLALAFNTEPDAEKIYSIIVEGHKNRIPSVVLDSGPCKEEKFFGDDVNLLEMPTPWWHELDGGQYIGTAAGVIDRDPDTGILNMGTYRAMIVDKNTLTICGQLSPRVLKNEARGQATKLAIAIGMDPLLTLASGSPVAVDENGYMEYEAAGAWRGAPTELVKCETSDLLVPANAEYIIEGELRPGERHVEGPHGEAGGFYGQNEQAFLIHVDCVTHRRNPVNYGIICLLEEDYPRWLFRSGAFQDRLRRDAPDLPVKRAYLPELGGRGWGGIIVAADIQDPSDARRIVDACWRITPNRWVIVVDDDCDVRNWNEVMWRVVTAVRPREDVFTGKAVHDTLMNGQRSRAEEYDIDSQIPDPTGLNASFKFKFKNLAPINKVSSGLMSKAAARWRELGLP